In Candidatus Promineifilum breve, one genomic interval encodes:
- a CDS encoding metallophosphoesterase family protein gives MKVAVISDIHGNLPALRAVIAHVDAWSPDLVVVGGDIVNRGPLSGACLELLLQRRDACGWHLLRGNHEDFVLDCSNPDKPHAGPGYEMTRFAHFALAQVQAHADELRLLPDIFERAGPNGDLLRIVHASMRNNRDGIYPMTPDDEIRRQIAPAPAVFVTCHTHRPLMRRVDGTLVVNIGSVGSSFDEDRRAGYGQFCWRNGRWRAEIVRIDYDYGQIETDYVQSGFLDEGGPLAQLMLVELRQARGLIHHWASQYETLVLAGSIGLAESVRLVLGEANIRPFTGAPGWSFG, from the coding sequence ATGAAGGTGGCGGTCATCTCCGATATCCACGGCAATCTGCCCGCTCTGCGGGCGGTGATCGCCCACGTCGACGCCTGGTCGCCAGATTTGGTCGTCGTCGGCGGCGACATCGTGAACCGTGGGCCACTGTCGGGGGCCTGTCTGGAGTTGCTTTTGCAGCGGCGCGACGCGTGCGGCTGGCATCTGTTGCGCGGCAACCACGAAGATTTCGTGCTGGATTGCAGCAACCCCGATAAACCCCACGCCGGGCCGGGCTACGAGATGACGCGCTTCGCCCATTTTGCCCTGGCCCAGGTGCAGGCCCACGCCGATGAGTTGCGGCTGTTGCCGGACATTTTCGAGCGTGCCGGGCCGAATGGCGATCTATTGCGCATCGTCCACGCTTCCATGCGCAACAATCGCGACGGCATCTATCCCATGACGCCGGACGATGAGATTCGCCGCCAGATCGCCCCCGCGCCGGCCGTCTTCGTCACCTGCCACACCCACCGGCCGCTAATGCGCCGGGTCGATGGGACGCTGGTGGTCAATATCGGATCGGTCGGTTCGTCGTTCGATGAGGATCGCCGCGCAGGTTACGGGCAATTTTGCTGGCGCAACGGTCGCTGGCGGGCCGAAATCGTGCGAATCGATTATGATTACGGTCAGATAGAAACCGATTACGTCCAATCCGGCTTTCTGGACGAGGGCGGGCCGCTGGCCCAACTGATGCTGGTCGAATTGCGGCAGGCGCGGGGCCTCATTCACCACTGGGCCAGCCAGTACGAGACGCTCGTCCTGGCCGGGAGCATCGGTCTGGCGGAAAGCGTGCGCCTGGTATTGGGCGAGGCAAACATTCGTCCATTCACAGGAGCGCCGGGCTGGTCTTTTGGATAG
- a CDS encoding M16 family metallopeptidase produces MTVLLKEMHHAPVATFMVWYRVGSRNELPGHTGVSHWVEHMMFKGTPQFPGEVMERMISREGGYWNAFTWLDYTAYYETMPSNRIDLALRMEADRMSNTIMAAAEVESERTVILSERAMYENQPRFLLDEELTAAAFRVHPYHHEVIGDTVDLKTMSRDTLYNHYRRHYAPANAIAVVVGDFVTADMLARIEELFGATPAGEATPPVQREEPAQSGERRVIVNGPGDTAYLTVAYHVPGAAHPDYPALSLLNAAFAGGSSLGMFAGGGSNRSSRLYKALVSTELAAGAYGGLTPTIDPFLYSISAVVRAGRTLAEVEAALEAELTRLAAEPITEAELAKALKRARAQFIMAGESISGQAQLIGAAEATTGDYHWFDTVLQRLDTVTLDDIERVRGLYLQRRNRIVGWYEPDGSHGGANGSDEEE; encoded by the coding sequence TTGACAGTCCTTCTCAAAGAGATGCACCACGCGCCGGTGGCGACGTTTATGGTGTGGTACCGGGTGGGCAGCCGCAATGAGTTGCCCGGCCACACCGGCGTGTCCCATTGGGTCGAGCACATGATGTTCAAAGGCACGCCCCAATTCCCCGGCGAGGTCATGGAGCGCATGATCTCGCGCGAAGGCGGCTATTGGAACGCGTTCACCTGGTTGGACTACACAGCCTACTACGAGACGATGCCTTCCAACCGCATCGACCTGGCCCTGCGCATGGAGGCGGATCGGATGAGCAACACGATCATGGCCGCCGCCGAGGTGGAATCGGAACGCACCGTCATTTTGTCGGAACGGGCCATGTATGAAAACCAGCCCCGTTTTCTGCTGGACGAAGAACTGACGGCCGCCGCGTTTCGTGTCCATCCCTACCACCACGAGGTCATCGGCGATACGGTCGATCTCAAGACCATGTCGCGCGATACGCTCTATAACCATTACCGCCGCCACTACGCGCCCGCCAACGCCATCGCCGTCGTCGTCGGTGATTTTGTGACGGCCGACATGCTGGCCCGCATCGAAGAGCTGTTCGGGGCCACCCCGGCCGGCGAGGCCACCCCTCCGGTGCAGCGCGAGGAGCCGGCGCAATCGGGCGAGCGGCGGGTCATTGTCAACGGGCCGGGCGACACGGCCTATCTGACCGTTGCCTACCACGTGCCCGGCGCGGCCCACCCCGACTATCCGGCCCTGTCGCTGCTCAACGCGGCCTTTGCCGGCGGCAGCAGCCTGGGCATGTTCGCCGGCGGCGGCTCCAATCGTAGCTCTCGGCTCTATAAGGCGCTGGTCAGCACCGAGTTGGCCGCCGGGGCCTATGGTGGCCTGACGCCGACCATCGATCCGTTTCTCTACTCCATCAGCGCCGTGGTGCGCGCCGGGCGTACGCTGGCCGAGGTGGAAGCGGCGCTGGAAGCCGAATTGACCCGCCTGGCCGCCGAGCCGATCACCGAGGCTGAGTTAGCCAAGGCCCTGAAGCGCGCGCGGGCGCAGTTCATCATGGCCGGTGAAAGCATCTCCGGCCAGGCGCAACTGATCGGCGCGGCCGAGGCCACGACCGGCGATTACCACTGGTTCGATACCGTGCTGCAACGGCTGGATACCGTGACCCTGGACGACATCGAGCGCGTGCGCGGCCTCTATTTGCAGCGCCGGAATCGCATCGTCGGCTGGTATGAGCCGGATGGCAGCCATGGCGGCGCGAACGGTTCCGACGAAGAAGAATGA
- a CDS encoding SpoIIE family protein phosphatase, which translates to MTDQSELIADLQTLNDISRTLNQFADVQSALNTSLARLIDLMGVETGWIFVVDPAATDRWGGRGFRLAAHHNLPPAMSVTNPDAWDKGCDCQKLCQAGALVDAYNEVRCSRLSGVTGDRHGLAVHATTPLRAGGRALGILNVAAPDWASFTPRSLSLLTNVGNQMGIALERARLFDALQEQRIHEQAALLDLSQQLLSRRDLDDLMAFIVEEVRRQLAADACAVLLTGPDPDYLHFRAAAGWLGDPVGGDYLVPADDSTGSGQVMRTQQALLIEDLQAQDPPLWTSEWLEREGFRAAAMVPLVADGQSIGALIIDSRRPRRLTELEVRFLRLMANQAALAIETARFHREELQRERFDEELAVARKIQMSMLPAELPRLPGWEFAAHFEAAHHIGGDFYDMFTLPGEPGRWGIVIADVSDKGIPAALFMALSRTTIRNLALRGRAPAEVLSWANRYIQEDSQSDMFLSAFYAELTLDTGQLVYANAGHNPPLLWRQAEGTFSRLTLTSPLLGVLEEINVAVRTVTLLPGDALILFTDGITEAIDVDFEEFGDERLESAIRLLAVEQPLPSADDVRTTIADEVRRFSGSMVQYDDMTLLIVKRLEAIYDQQ; encoded by the coding sequence GTGACTGACCAGTCTGAGCTGATCGCCGATCTCCAGACCCTCAACGACATCTCGCGCACGTTGAACCAGTTTGCCGACGTGCAATCGGCGCTCAACACGTCGTTGGCGCGGCTGATCGATTTGATGGGCGTCGAGACGGGCTGGATCTTCGTCGTCGATCCGGCGGCCACCGATCGTTGGGGCGGGCGGGGCTTCCGGCTGGCCGCCCACCACAATCTGCCGCCGGCGATGAGCGTGACCAATCCCGACGCCTGGGATAAGGGCTGCGATTGTCAAAAGCTTTGCCAGGCCGGGGCGTTGGTCGATGCCTATAACGAGGTGCGCTGTAGCCGGTTGAGCGGCGTGACGGGCGATAGGCATGGGCTGGCCGTCCACGCCACGACGCCGTTGCGTGCCGGCGGCCGGGCGCTGGGCATCCTCAACGTGGCCGCGCCTGATTGGGCCTCTTTCACCCCGCGCAGCCTGAGCCTGCTGACCAATGTCGGCAATCAGATGGGCATCGCTCTGGAGCGGGCGCGCCTGTTCGACGCCCTGCAGGAACAACGCATCCACGAGCAGGCGGCGCTCCTCGACCTGTCGCAACAGTTACTCAGCCGCCGCGACCTCGATGATCTGATGGCCTTCATCGTTGAGGAAGTGCGGCGACAATTGGCGGCCGATGCCTGCGCCGTGTTGCTGACCGGGCCTGATCCTGATTATCTCCACTTTCGCGCCGCCGCCGGCTGGCTGGGCGATCCGGTCGGCGGCGATTATTTGGTCCCCGCCGATGACTCGACCGGCTCCGGCCAGGTCATGCGCACCCAGCAGGCGCTGCTGATCGAGGACTTGCAGGCCCAGGACCCGCCGCTGTGGACGTCGGAGTGGCTGGAACGCGAAGGTTTCCGCGCCGCGGCCATGGTGCCGCTGGTGGCCGACGGCCAATCGATCGGCGCGCTGATTATCGATTCGCGCCGGCCGCGCCGTCTAACGGAACTCGAAGTACGCTTCTTGCGCCTCATGGCGAATCAGGCGGCGCTGGCGATTGAGACGGCGCGCTTCCATCGCGAAGAACTTCAGCGCGAGCGGTTCGATGAAGAGCTGGCCGTGGCTCGCAAGATACAGATGAGCATGTTGCCGGCCGAATTGCCGCGCCTGCCCGGCTGGGAATTCGCCGCGCACTTCGAGGCGGCCCATCACATCGGCGGCGACTTCTATGATATGTTCACGCTGCCGGGCGAGCCGGGGCGCTGGGGCATCGTGATCGCCGACGTCAGCGACAAGGGCATCCCGGCGGCGCTGTTCATGGCCCTCAGCCGGACGACAATCCGCAATCTGGCCCTGCGCGGCCGTGCCCCGGCCGAAGTGTTGTCGTGGGCCAACCGCTATATCCAGGAAGATAGCCAGTCCGATATGTTCCTGTCGGCCTTCTATGCCGAGCTTACTCTCGACACCGGCCAACTGGTGTATGCCAACGCCGGGCATAACCCGCCGTTGCTATGGCGTCAGGCCGAGGGAACTTTCTCGCGTCTGACTCTCACCAGCCCGCTGCTGGGGGTGTTGGAGGAGATCAACGTGGCCGTGCGCACGGTAACGCTGTTGCCGGGCGACGCGCTGATCCTGTTTACCGACGGCATCACCGAGGCCATCGACGTGGACTTCGAGGAGTTCGGCGACGAGCGGCTGGAGAGCGCCATCCGCTTGCTGGCCGTCGAGCAGCCCTTACCCAGCGCCGATGACGTCCGCACGACCATCGCCGATGAGGTGCGACGTTTCTCCGGCAGCATGGTACAGTACGACGATATGACGCTGTTGATCGTTAAGCGTCTTGAGGCAATTTATGACCAGCAATAG
- a CDS encoding M16 family metallopeptidase: protein MTSNSYPGPESIHRHELANGITLLIYENMSSDTISIEGVVRAGSVIETRPKAGLADFTADLLMRGTQKRTFDEIYEALESVGAGVSFGGSRHTSGFSGRSLVEDFDLVLDIIDESLCRPTFPDEQIERLRGQIITGLQMRANNTRQMAWLAFHETTYADHPFGRSVSGYLDTIPAITRQDIVDFYARHYGPQGMIIGVAGALPAATILGKIEAKFGGWRNDDQQPVGLAPDVVRPTGVRRRNLPMPEKHQADIVLGLPGPRRSAADYLDASLMNTILGVFGMMGRIGQNVREEQGLAYYASSRLEGGLGPGPWTASAGVAPDKVEQAIESIRHEIRRMMDEPVSAEELADSQAYRTGSMPMSLETNGGIVDIITDMELYDLGLDYLYRYAELINGITVERIQAAARKYLSADDLVIAVSGPIEAD, encoded by the coding sequence ATGACCAGCAATAGTTATCCCGGCCCCGAATCCATTCACCGCCATGAGTTAGCCAACGGCATCACGTTGCTCATCTACGAGAACATGAGCAGCGACACCATCTCCATCGAGGGCGTGGTGCGGGCGGGGTCGGTAATCGAAACGCGCCCTAAGGCCGGTCTGGCCGATTTCACGGCCGACCTGCTCATGCGCGGCACGCAGAAGCGCACTTTCGATGAGATCTACGAAGCCCTCGAATCGGTGGGGGCGGGGGTGTCGTTCGGCGGCTCGCGCCATACGTCCGGCTTCTCCGGCCGTAGCCTGGTGGAAGATTTCGATCTGGTGCTCGACATCATCGACGAATCCCTCTGCCGCCCGACGTTCCCCGACGAGCAAATCGAACGGCTCCGGGGGCAAATCATCACCGGCCTGCAAATGCGCGCCAACAACACGCGGCAAATGGCCTGGCTGGCCTTCCACGAGACGACCTACGCCGACCATCCCTTTGGCCGCTCCGTCAGCGGCTATCTCGATACCATCCCGGCCATCACCCGGCAAGACATCGTCGATTTCTACGCCCGCCACTATGGGCCACAGGGGATGATCATCGGCGTGGCCGGCGCATTACCCGCCGCGACGATCCTGGGCAAGATCGAAGCCAAGTTCGGCGGCTGGCGCAACGACGACCAGCAGCCGGTGGGGCTGGCCCCCGATGTAGTCCGCCCGACCGGCGTGCGGCGGCGCAACCTGCCCATGCCCGAAAAGCATCAGGCCGACATCGTGCTGGGGCTGCCCGGCCCGCGCCGTTCGGCGGCCGACTACCTGGACGCCAGTCTAATGAACACCATCCTGGGCGTATTCGGCATGATGGGCCGCATCGGCCAGAACGTGCGCGAAGAGCAAGGGCTGGCCTATTACGCCTCCAGCCGCTTGGAAGGTGGGCTGGGGCCGGGGCCGTGGACGGCATCGGCCGGCGTTGCCCCCGATAAAGTAGAGCAGGCCATCGAATCCATCCGCCATGAGATTCGGCGCATGATGGACGAACCGGTGTCGGCCGAGGAGTTGGCCGACAGCCAAGCCTACCGCACCGGCTCCATGCCCATGAGCCTGGAGACGAACGGCGGCATTGTGGATATTATTACCGACATGGAGTTATACGATCTGGGTTTGGATTATCTCTATCGCTATGCCGAACTGATCAACGGCATCACCGTCGAGCGCATTCAGGCCGCGGCCCGCAAATATCTGAGCGCCGACGATCTGGTTATTGCCGTCAGTGGGCCAATCGAGGCGGATTGA
- the acpS gene encoding holo-ACP synthase yields the protein MLAVGVDIIEVERLTRGLARFGDRFCDRFFTPREQEQCARRPASLAGRFAVKEAVGKALGTGIGDIGWKEIEIVNDERGRPVLTLHGAAAELAGARGLNEWAISLAHTATHAVGMAVATQSSPNHAAGAEDNNG from the coding sequence ATGCTGGCCGTCGGGGTAGACATCATCGAGGTGGAGCGCCTGACGCGCGGCCTGGCCCGCTTCGGCGACCGCTTCTGCGACCGTTTTTTCACGCCGCGCGAGCAGGAGCAGTGCGCCCGTCGCCCGGCCAGCCTGGCCGGCCGATTCGCGGTCAAGGAAGCCGTGGGCAAGGCCCTGGGCACGGGCATCGGCGATATCGGCTGGAAAGAGATCGAGATCGTCAACGACGAGCGCGGCCGGCCGGTGCTGACGTTGCATGGCGCGGCGGCCGAACTGGCCGGGGCGCGCGGCCTGAACGAGTGGGCCATCAGTCTGGCGCATACGGCCACCCATGCCGTGGGCATGGCCGTGGCGACGCAATCATCTCCGAATCACGCGGCGGGGGCCGAGGATAACAATGGCTGA
- a CDS encoding PIG-L deacetylase family protein encodes MAEPLAGQGPLDSGGASRYRLLVVLAHPDDESFGMGGTLARYADEGADVHIAIATDGVAGSVAGGYEHTLKELALVRRKEVEAAVGVLGGTLHMLGYRDSGYIGDPANQHPDAFINSDTDEATGRVVALIRQIRPQVVVTHDETGGYYHPDHIYCWKITLAAFEAAGDAARYPAIGPTPYQPQRLYYTAFSNRMVKFFTVLMRLRGQDPKRAGRNKDIDWTRIGIEPHRLHAHINYRKYWDVKRAAAAEHPSQGGGPARMRMLPESVQRRYLSTETFIRAYPPAADGHREYDLFAGIDPAS; translated from the coding sequence ATGGCTGAACCATTAGCCGGGCAAGGGCCTTTGGATTCCGGCGGCGCGTCGCGTTACCGGCTGCTGGTCGTCCTGGCTCACCCGGATGACGAGTCGTTCGGCATGGGCGGCACGCTGGCCCGCTACGCCGACGAGGGCGCTGACGTCCACATCGCCATCGCCACCGACGGCGTGGCCGGATCGGTGGCCGGCGGCTACGAACACACGCTCAAGGAGTTGGCGCTTGTCCGGCGCAAGGAAGTCGAGGCGGCGGTGGGCGTCCTGGGTGGCACGCTCCACATGCTGGGCTATCGCGACTCCGGCTATATCGGCGACCCGGCCAACCAGCATCCCGATGCCTTCATCAACAGCGATACGGACGAGGCCACCGGGCGGGTCGTGGCCCTCATCCGGCAAATTCGGCCGCAGGTCGTTGTCACCCACGATGAGACCGGCGGCTACTATCACCCCGATCACATCTACTGTTGGAAGATCACCCTGGCGGCGTTCGAGGCCGCCGGCGACGCGGCCCGCTACCCGGCCATTGGCCCCACGCCCTACCAACCGCAGCGGCTCTATTACACCGCCTTCTCCAACCGGATGGTAAAGTTTTTCACCGTGCTCATGCGCCTGCGCGGCCAGGATCCCAAGCGGGCCGGGCGCAACAAGGACATCGACTGGACGCGTATCGGCATCGAGCCGCATCGCCTGCACGCCCATATCAATTACCGCAAATATTGGGATGTGAAGCGCGCCGCGGCGGCCGAGCATCCCAGTCAGGGCGGCGGCCCGGCCCGGATGCGCATGTTGCCCGAATCGGTGCAACGGCGCTATTTATCGACCGAGACGTTTATTCGCGCCTATCCGCCGGCGGCCGACGGCCACCGCGAGTATGACCTCTTCGCGGGCATCGACCCCGCGTCCTAG
- a CDS encoding alpha/beta hydrolase translates to MLRMLSWLFGFAAGVTAVIVAFFARRMVAPARQPLWTSPAEMGMTFENVQFPAQDGVRLSGWFIPAPRDGGRAGATIILAHDWTWNRLGDAAADLLANLSGATPVELLRLAHALHFEGYHILMFDQRNHGESAAHPPVTFGQAEANDLQGALAYLHTRPEVDKARVGVIGFSMGANAVLYSLPLTDDIGAAIAVQPMTMATYAQGYARDLLGAAGGLVLPLIESTYAAFSGVRLDALQPSFAAAGGGGTPVLFVQCKADPWGSMEDVNRLRSATPEGQGPLYVDGNHRYQGYQYLIENPRIAVAFFEQYIG, encoded by the coding sequence ATGCTCCGTATGTTGAGTTGGCTGTTCGGCTTTGCGGCCGGCGTTACGGCCGTCATTGTGGCCTTCTTTGCCCGGCGCATGGTGGCCCCGGCCCGCCAACCGCTGTGGACTTCCCCGGCTGAGATGGGCATGACCTTCGAGAACGTGCAGTTTCCAGCCCAGGATGGCGTCCGGCTGTCGGGCTGGTTCATTCCCGCGCCCAGGGACGGCGGCCGGGCCGGAGCGACCATTATCCTGGCCCACGACTGGACGTGGAACCGGCTGGGGGATGCCGCCGCCGACCTGCTGGCGAATCTCTCCGGGGCGACGCCGGTCGAGTTGTTGCGCCTGGCCCATGCGCTCCACTTCGAGGGGTACCACATCCTGATGTTCGACCAGCGCAACCACGGCGAAAGCGCGGCCCATCCGCCGGTCACCTTCGGTCAGGCCGAAGCCAACGACCTGCAAGGCGCGCTGGCCTACCTGCACACCCGGCCCGAAGTGGACAAGGCGCGCGTGGGCGTGATCGGGTTCTCGATGGGGGCCAATGCCGTCCTCTATAGCCTGCCGCTGACCGACGACATCGGCGCGGCTATTGCCGTCCAGCCGATGACTATGGCGACCTATGCCCAGGGCTATGCTCGCGATCTGTTGGGCGCGGCCGGGGGGCTGGTCTTGCCGCTCATCGAATCGACCTATGCCGCTTTCAGCGGCGTGCGGCTGGACGCGCTACAACCGTCATTTGCCGCGGCCGGCGGCGGGGGCACGCCGGTGCTGTTTGTCCAGTGCAAGGCTGATCCCTGGGGTTCTATGGAAGACGTCAACCGCCTGCGCTCGGCCACGCCGGAAGGGCAGGGGCCGCTGTACGTGGACGGCAACCACCGCTATCAGGGCTATCAATACCTCATCGAGAATCCCCGCATCGCCGTGGCCTTCTTTGAGCAGTACATCGGTTGA
- a CDS encoding ABC transporter ATP-binding protein yields the protein MMNENARALGMETSKARSVSGTLRRLWHYFRHYSWVLLLVAFLVIAGTYMQVLIPDLTGQAVDCYLGPISIRATAGAGAEFLASLAGDAGGSGAFSNCWYTTTAADAPTDELVRGFGGLILLIVGLYVGSAIFSGLMFYLMSWAGFRVLRDLQAEVFGHIHRLSLGYFTKHEVGDVMSRFTNDMDTLQQVIGFGLVSVLQGGLMIVWVVVVMFQKNAPFALISLLTLPLMVILTRWFSNQARKAFRKARQQIGNVNADLQESISAVREVQAFSREGENIQQFRESNAANRDANIRAQAYTGALGPMLEGLTYVSLAIVAGVGGLLMLNGQGLLGTTISVGLITTFIGYTQQFNRPVQQIAIQWATIQSAVAGAERIFGLLDETVEITDRPGAAEMPAIQGHVVYRDVHAEYNPGEPVLRGVDIEAQPGQSIAIVGPTGAGKTTIINLLPRFWDVSSGSLTIDGIDVRDVTQASLRRQIGIVLQDSFLFSDTVMNNIRYGRPEATDEEVMAAAQLAHADEFINRLQDGYQTILGERGAGLSQGQRQLLSIARVALIDPRILILDEATSSVDTRTEKQIQKALEKLLDGRTSFVIAHRLSTIRHADQVLVVDGGRIIERGTHQSLLAERGFYYDLYMSQFRRKDAAALAAEAADDTEEAEELAYFVPGD from the coding sequence ATGATGAATGAAAATGCACGAGCGCTGGGAATGGAGACGAGCAAGGCCCGCAGCGTCAGCGGAACCTTGCGCCGGTTGTGGCACTACTTCCGCCACTATAGCTGGGTGCTCCTGTTGGTCGCCTTCCTGGTGATCGCCGGAACCTATATGCAAGTCCTGATTCCCGACCTGACGGGTCAGGCGGTGGACTGCTATCTTGGCCCGATCAGCATCCGGGCCACGGCCGGCGCGGGGGCTGAGTTTCTGGCGTCGCTGGCCGGGGACGCGGGCGGGAGCGGCGCGTTCAGCAATTGCTGGTACACGACAACGGCCGCCGACGCCCCCACCGACGAGCTGGTGCGCGGCTTCGGCGGGCTGATCCTGCTTATCGTCGGCCTCTACGTCGGCAGCGCCATCTTTAGCGGCCTGATGTTCTACCTGATGAGTTGGGCCGGCTTTCGCGTCCTGCGCGATCTGCAAGCCGAGGTGTTCGGCCACATCCACCGCCTGTCATTGGGCTACTTCACCAAGCACGAAGTGGGCGACGTGATGAGCCGCTTCACCAACGACATGGATACTCTGCAACAGGTGATCGGGTTCGGCCTGGTGTCGGTGCTGCAGGGCGGCCTGATGATCGTCTGGGTGGTCGTCGTCATGTTCCAGAAGAACGCGCCCTTTGCCCTCATCAGTCTGCTGACCCTGCCGCTGATGGTCATCCTCACCCGCTGGTTCTCCAACCAGGCGCGCAAGGCGTTCCGCAAGGCCCGCCAGCAGATCGGCAACGTCAACGCCGATCTACAGGAGAGCATCTCGGCCGTGCGCGAGGTGCAGGCGTTCAGCCGCGAAGGGGAGAACATCCAGCAGTTCCGCGAGAGCAACGCCGCCAACCGGGACGCCAACATCCGCGCCCAGGCCTATACCGGCGCGCTGGGGCCGATGCTGGAAGGGTTGACCTACGTCAGTCTGGCGATTGTGGCCGGCGTCGGCGGTTTGCTCATGCTCAACGGGCAAGGGCTGCTGGGCACGACGATCTCGGTCGGCCTGATCACGACGTTCATCGGCTATACACAGCAGTTCAACCGGCCCGTGCAGCAAATCGCCATCCAATGGGCGACGATCCAGAGCGCCGTGGCCGGGGCCGAGCGCATCTTCGGCCTGCTCGACGAGACGGTGGAGATCACCGACCGGCCCGGCGCGGCCGAGATGCCGGCCATCCAAGGGCACGTGGTCTACCGGGACGTCCATGCCGAATATAACCCCGGCGAGCCGGTCTTGCGCGGCGTCGATATCGAGGCCCAGCCGGGGCAATCGATCGCCATCGTCGGCCCCACCGGCGCGGGCAAGACAACGATCATCAATCTACTGCCCCGTTTCTGGGACGTGTCGTCGGGCAGCCTGACCATCGACGGCATCGACGTGCGCGACGTGACCCAGGCCAGCCTGCGGCGGCAAATCGGCATCGTCTTGCAGGACTCGTTCCTGTTCAGCGACACGGTGATGAACAACATCCGCTACGGCCGGCCGGAAGCGACCGACGAGGAAGTCATGGCCGCCGCCCAACTGGCCCATGCCGACGAGTTCATCAACCGGCTCCAGGACGGCTACCAGACCATCCTGGGCGAGCGCGGCGCGGGGCTGAGCCAGGGCCAGCGGCAACTACTGTCGATTGCCCGGGTGGCGCTCATCGACCCGCGCATCCTGATCCTCGACGAGGCCACCAGCAGCGTGGACACGCGCACCGAGAAACAGATTCAAAAGGCGTTGGAAAAGCTGCTGGACGGCCGGACGAGTTTCGTCATTGCCCACCGCCTCAGCACCATTCGCCACGCTGACCAGGTGCTGGTCGTGGACGGCGGCCGGATCATCGAACGAGGGACGCACCAGAGCTTGTTGGCCGAGCGCGGGTTTTACTACGATTTGTATATGAGTCAGTTCCGGCGCAAGGACGCGGCGGCCCTGGCCGCCGAAGCGGCCGATGACACGGAAGAAGCGGAAGAACTGGCCTACTTCGTGCCGGGCGATTAG